In Achromobacter pestifer, the DNA window GAGCCTGGCCGACATCAAGGGCAAGAAGGTCCGTACCAGCAGCCGCACCACCGCCGAGTTCGTCGAGGCGCTGGGCGGTTCCAGCGTGACCATGGCCTTCGGTGAAGTCGTGCCCGCGCTGCAGAACAAGGTGGTGGATTGCGCCATCACGGGTTCGCTGTCCGGCTATTCGGCCAAGTGGTACGAGGTGTCCACGCACCTGGTCGCGCTGCCGATCAACTGGAACCAGCAGATCCACGCCGTCAACCAGAAGGCCTGGGACAAGCTGGACCCCAATGTGCGCACCTTCCTGCAGACCAATGTGAAGACCCTGGTCGACAACATCTGGGACGCCGCCGCGCGCCAGACCCAGGAAGGCTATGACTGCAACACCGGCGCTGCCGCTTGCCCGTTCCCGGTCAAGGGCAAGATGGTCCTGGTTCAGCCCTCGGACGCGGACCGCGCGTTGTTGAAGAAGGTCACCGAGGAAGCCGTGCTGCCCAAGTGGGCCGCGCGCTGCTCGGCCCAGTGCGTGAAGGACTTCAACGCCACCGTTGGCAAGACGCTGGGCCTGACCGCAAAGAAGTAGGCCCCCCCCCCGAAGCGCTGCGCGCTTCCCCCCCAGGGGGGCATGCCTGCGGACCGGCGGAGCCGGATCCGCGGCATCCCGATGGGGCGGTGTGCTACGGGCCGGCGGAGCTGGATTCGTAGCATCTCGATGGGGCTGTTCGCTACTTTGATAGTCGGGGCGGCGATGCCTGGCCCCGCAAAGGTTTAACTCATGACTCAATCTGAACACTTCCGCCTGCTGGGCGGGCTATTGCGGCGCGCCGAGAGCTTCTCGCGCCTGGCGGTGTGGGCCGGCGGCGCGCTAACCGTGGCCAGCGTGCTGCTGATTTCGTTCGACGTGCTGGCCCGCAAGTTCCTGGGCTTCACCACGGGCGGCGCGGACGAACTGTCCAGCTACGCCTTCGCCATCAGCACCTCCTGGGCGCTGGCGTTTGCTACGTTGCAACGCGCCAATGTGCGCGTCGACGTGGTCTACCAATACATGCCGGTGCGCGTTGCCGCCGTGCTGGACTGGATCTCCATGGTGGCCCTGGCCGTCTTCATGGTGTACCTGACTTACTACGCGTCCGAGGTCGTGCAGACCTCCTGGGCGCAGAAATCCGCGGCCAATACGCCGCTGGCCACGCCCTTGTGGATTCCGCAGGGCCTGTGGGTGCTGGGCCTGGCGTGGATGTGCATCACGGTCGCGCTGATGCTGGCGCGCGCCTCCGCCGCGCTGGTCACGGGCGACATCGAACTGGTCAAGAGCATTTGCGGCGTGCGTTCGGCGCAGGAAGAGGCCGACGAGGAAGCCGCCGCCGGCGAGCGCATGGTGAAGGGAGAGGCCGCATGATTTCCACCGCATTGATACTGCTCCTCGTGCTGATCGGCCTGTCCATTCCGGTGGGCGCGGCGCTGGGCGTGCTGGGCCTGATCCTGGACCCGCTGTTCTCCATGCTGCCGCTGACGCGCGCCATCGGCGAAGTCTCGTGGAGCACCAACAACGAGTTCCTGCTGGTGGCGATTCCGTTGTTCATCATGCTGGGCGAGGTGCTGCTGCGCGCCGGTTTCGCCGAACGCATGTATGGGGCGATGAGCCTGTGGCTGTCGTGGCTGCCAGGCGGGCTGATGCACGCCAATATCGGCGCCTCGACGCTGTTCTCGGCCACCTCCGGCTCCAGCGTGGCGACCGCCGCGACCGTGGGCACGGTGGCCATTCCGCAGATCCGCAAGTACGGCTACA includes these proteins:
- a CDS encoding TRAP transporter substrate-binding protein, giving the protein MKKSLVFAAVAASLLAGAAQAQDLPKTQLKVVGGLSNLTAYNDYEKPFWTKTIPELSKGQVTADIKGFNEMGLKGPELLRLMSQGVVEFGTATLAYFASDNPINEAIDLAGLAPDVKTARAVTDAFEPVYAKLYGEGSNVKLLGISTYPAQVLFCNAEIKSLADIKGKKVRTSSRTTAEFVEALGGSSVTMAFGEVVPALQNKVVDCAITGSLSGYSAKWYEVSTHLVALPINWNQQIHAVNQKAWDKLDPNVRTFLQTNVKTLVDNIWDAAARQTQEGYDCNTGAAACPFPVKGKMVLVQPSDADRALLKKVTEEAVLPKWAARCSAQCVKDFNATVGKTLGLTAKK
- a CDS encoding TRAP transporter small permease subunit; this translates as MTQSEHFRLLGGLLRRAESFSRLAVWAGGALTVASVLLISFDVLARKFLGFTTGGADELSSYAFAISTSWALAFATLQRANVRVDVVYQYMPVRVAAVLDWISMVALAVFMVYLTYYASEVVQTSWAQKSAANTPLATPLWIPQGLWVLGLAWMCITVALMLARASAALVTGDIELVKSICGVRSAQEEADEEAAAGERMVKGEAA